Within the Beduinella massiliensis genome, the region GATACGCTTCTCCCCGCTCCGCGCTGAGCACGCGCCATAGAATGGGACGCTCCGTTCCGTCCGCGTCCTGGCTGAAGCTGCCCAGCTCCACGTACTGATACCCGTCCTCGCGGTCGTACCCGCGCAGCGCAAAGCCCGCCAAACAGTCAAGGGGAGTCAGCAGGCACATGAGCACCACGACCGCGTACCATAGCCTCCTCATCCTCACAACACGCTCCTTTTTCTGGGTTTTATCAAATGTTTTCCAAATTTACGCTCTATCATAAGCAGAATCAGGTCAAAAGTAAAGAGATTTTTCATTTTTTATGAAATGTGCCTGCCTCCATCGGCATGTATCGCCGGTTTTTTGCCGCTTCGTATACAAAAAACGCCCGCTCAGCAAGACAGGCGTTTTCTTCTGTAAATCGGATTCCCGGATTATTCAAAGCGAAAGCAGACGTCCCTTGGATCTGCTTGATAGTGCTTATAGGCATTATGGCAGGCCCGTGCCCGCGACCGCGCATCGTCCGGGGACACCCGCGGAAGGTAGACGTAGATAAAACCTTCCGCCCGCTCGCCCCGCCGCGTCCTGATACCGCCCTGAACAATGCCGTAATCGACCAGCACGGCAGTTCCGGCAGCCTCCACACAGCCGTCGATGCGGCCCTCATTTTCAATCGTCACGGCTGCGTAATCCCCTCGATAGTGGTTCGCCCGGCAGATCACGTCGCCCGCAATCACCGCTTCCTGCGCATTGCTCAGCGTCACGCCGCCCTCGCTGCCGGAGGCGGAAAGGTATACCCCCTCCTCGACCAGCCCGGTATTGGCAAAGCGCATCCACGCATCCCGGCCGCGCAGGGAAAGCCGGCCGATCCTGCCGGGGTTTACGACGTTGACCTGCGCGCCCGGGCCGCCTGAGGCATTCACGGTTCCCATCACGCCGCCGTAGCACCTGAGAAAGGCCGTCTCCTCGCTCTCCATCGAAACATCGCCCTGAACGAAAGCGTTGTGCCGGATCGTCACGTCCGCTTCCCCGCGAATCGCCAGCGCGGTCTTGCCCTCCTCGCCCTCCGGCGAGGGCAGCATCGCCGCGTTATCGATGTAGAACGTCCCCTGATCGATCGAGAGCCCGTATAGGCGCACAGGCTCGTCCGACACGCCCTGCAATGTGATTTCCGCCCCGTGCGCGTTTCGCAGCACCTCGGTCATTTCCAGATCCTCGCTCAGCTCGATGACCGTATTTTTGTCCGCCTCTTCGATCTGCCTGAGCACTTCCTGCGCATTCTGCGCCCGCGCGAAAAGGGGCAGCGCCATCAGCAGCGCCAGGGAAGCCAGCACTCTCATCCGCATATTCCGCACGCCCCTCCTCCATACCGATGCGTTCTTTTTCTGTAAACTGGGCAGAAAACCCTTTTTTCTGCGTCTTCTTTCCGCATTCTATCACGGTTTTGGGGAGATTGTCAATTTTTAATATCATTTTTGATAATGCTATATCATTCGTAATTGGGTATGCTGAGCGCAGAGAGGTGAACAGCATGATCGCAGAGCGCATTGCGGCGCTGCGCCGGCAGAGCGGTTTGACCCAGTCCCAGCTCGCCAAGCGCCTCGGCATCTCGCGCAGCGCAGTCAACGCCTGGGAAATGGGGATTTCCTGTCCGTCGGTTCTCTATCTCATGGAACTGGCGGACATTTTTCACGTGACGACGGATTACATCCTCTGCCGCGAGGTCGGCGCGGTGCTCGTCATGGAGGGCCTTGCGCCGGACGAGCAGGAAATCCTCATACGGATGGCGGATTGTCTGAAGCGCAAAAAAATGTGAATGCCCAGCTTCTTTTGGGCATGGTTTTCCATCGCGCAAAAGGGCGCGGGCGGCAAGCTTCCCCTATCGGAAGCGCCGCCCGCGCTTTTATGGATTTTTTATGGATTATTCGACCGTCACGGATTTGGCCAGGTTGCGCGGCTTGTCGACGTCGCAGCCCTTGCTGACCGCCATATAATACGCGAGCAGCTGCATCGGTATGACCGCGAGCATCGGCATCAGCAGATCCGGCGCGTCCGGGATGAACCAGGTCTTGTCGGCGATGTCCGCCTCCGCCTTGCCGTCGCTTTCGCGCTGTACGCACAGCACGCTCGCCCCCCGCGCGCGCACCTCCTTGATGTTGGAGCGCATCTTTTCGAGCAGGGCGCTTTGCGTGCACAGGGCGACGACCAACGTTCCCGGTTCAATCAGGGCGATGGTTCCATGCTTGAGCTCGCCCGCCGCATAGGCCTCGGAGAAGATGTAGCTGATCTCCTTGAGCTTGAGCGAGGCCTCCATCGCCAGCGCCCAGTCCATGCCGCGTCCGATGTAGAACACGTGCCGCAGATCGAAGTGTCGCGCCGCGAAGCGCTGCATGCGCTCATGCGTCTCCACCGTCTTCTGCGCTTTTTCCGGCAGCGCCTGCATTTCCCGCAGGAGCTCCCGCGCCGCTTTCTCGTCCATCTCGCCGCGCTTGAGCGCAAGGTCCACCCCCAGCAGCGTCAAAAGCAAAAGCTGCGTGATGTATGCCTTCGTGGAGGCCACGGCAATTTCCGGCCCCGCCCAGGTGTACAGCACGCGATCCGCCTCGCGGGCGACCGAGGAGCCCACGACGTTCGTGATTGCCGCCACCTTCGCGCCCTGGCGCTTGGCCTCGCGCAGCGCGGCCAGGGTATCCGCTGTCTCGCCGGACTGGCTGATGACGAGGAAGAGGTCGCCCTTGCCCAGCTTCTGCGGACGATAACGGTATTCGCTGGCGATGTCCGCCGTGACCGACAGGCCCGTGAGCTGCTCGAGCGCATACTTGCCCACGACGCCCGCATGATAGGCCGTGCCGCAGGCTACGATGAACACGCGCTTAAGCGCGCGGGCCTCCTCCGCGTCCGGCATGCCTTCCTGCTGGATGGTAAGGCTTGTGAGATCCACGTGCGAGCGAAGCGTCTCGGAGAGCGCACGCGGCTCCTCCATGATTTCCTTGAGCATGAAGTGCGGATAACCGCCCTTTTCCGCCGACGCCACGTCCCAATCGACGTGAAAGGGCTGCAGATCCGTCCGTCTGCGCCCATAGGCGTCGTACACGGCGACGCCGTCCGCCTTGAGCACGGCGATCTCGCGGTCGTTCAGGAAGTAGACGTCGCGGGTATGAGAAAGGATCGCCGGGATGTCCGAGGCGATGAACTGCTGCTCTTCTCCAAGGCCCACGACCAGCGGGCTGTCCTTGCGCACACAGTACAGGGTGTCCGGCTCCCGCTGGCAGATGATGCCCAGCGCATAGGAGCCCTCGATGCGGTGCAGCGCCTGTTCGATGGCGCGCCGAATGTCGCCCTTGTCGTAGTAATTGATCAGGTGCGCGATGACCTCCGTGTCCGTCGAGGAGACGAACGCGCAGCCCTCCCGCTCCAGAAAGCGCTTGAGCTGGGCGTAGTTTTCGATGATGCCGTTGTGTACGACGGCGATCTCGCCCTTGACATCGGTATGCGGATGCGAGTTAACGTCCGAAGGCTCGCCATGGGTTGCCCAGCGCGTGTGCCCGATGCCGAGCGTCCCGCCAAGCGGCCTTTCCTTCAGGCGCCCTCGAAGGTTGTCCAGGCGCCCTTTTGCCTTTTCGACGCAGAGCTTTCCATCTTGCACCACCGCGACGCCCGCCGAATCGTAGCCGCGGTATTCGAGCCGCGACAGGCCTTCGAGCAGGATGGGCGTCGCGTCGGCCTTGCCGACCGTTCCGACGATTCCACACATATTCAGTTCCTCCGAGCTTTCGGTCCGCGCGACGGGCTTCACGGGCACCGGGTTCTCCGGCCCCGCCCGGGGCAGACCGTTATTCAGACGCCGCCGTTGGGCTGTGCAGTTCGTGCACCGCGCGCCGGCGTCCGGTTCCTATTATACGTGAAAACGCCGCGTCATGCAATTTCCGTCCGCGCAAATGCTTCACGAATCCGCCAGCAGCGTGCGCGGGTCGACCGCCGCTCCGTCCTGCAGCGTTTCAAAGTGCAGGTGCGCGCCGTCCGCCTGCTCGCAGATCGGCGCGGCGCCCAAGGGCGAAAGCATCTGGCCCTGCTTGACCGGATCGCCCTCCTTCAGCAGCGTCAACGTCTCCAGCCCCATGTAGCGCGTCGTCAGCCCGCCGGGGTGCGAGATTTCCATGACGTTTCCCCAGAGCGGATCGACGTAAAGCTTTTGCACGGTGCCGCTCAGCGGCGCCTTCACCGCGTCTCCCGCCTTGCCCGCGATATCCAGCCCCGCATGTGTCCCCCACGTTTCCAGCGTCGGCAGATAGACGATGCTCTTGTCGACGTGCTCGCGGGACACCTCGCCCTTCATCGGCCAGCTCAGCTTCGTGTCCGCGAGCAGCGATGCGGCGGGCGCGCTCGTCGCGAGCGGAATGACCGTCGGCATCGGCGCCACCGTCTGGGACGGCGAAGCGCTGGGCTTCGTCACGTCGTCCAGCGTCTGCACGTTTTCGTCCCGCGCTCCCGCTTCGGAAAGATTCTGCTCCTCATATCCGGGGGGCGGCGTCACCTCGGGCGTCGACGTACGTGTGTACACGGCCGTTCCGGCGATGACGGCCACGCAAAGCGCCAGCATACAATAAAAACCGTTTTTTTCAAAGAACGCGGCCACCGCCTGCGCCGCCTTGCCCGCGCGCTCGCGGGCCTCGTCCCATTTGTTCATCTAAACACCTCCGCCGCTATTGTGCCCCGGCGAAGGGCCGATATACAAATCCGAGCCGCCGCAATGCAAAGTGAAAAAAGCGCTCCTTTCTGAATGATGTCAGAACAAAGCGCCTGTAAGCCTTTTCACTTTTTAAGGATCCTCTTCAAACTCGCGACGTCCAGCAACAAATTCACCGTTTCAAATTTCCCCTGGTAAAACACGGCAAAGTTATTGAACACACAGGGCAGTTCCTTGGCCTTTTCCAATGTGTCTACCTGATGGAAGGATACGGGGACGCCGTTTACCTCGCAATACCCGCGGATCGTCTCGATGTTTTGCCAGGCATAGGGGCACTGCACGTCATAGAAAACCGTCAGCTCTTTATCCGATATTCGTCCGCTTTTCGCTTCCGGCGTAAACTGCGGCTTTGTTCCGTCTAAGGAGAGCGCCAGCAGCTCATATCCGTAATCGGTGGTGTCCACGACCTCAAAGCCATACTTTTTGACAAACGACTGGTCTGTCAGCCAATGCTTTTGTTTGTCAGCGCCGAGCACACATACGCCGGATTTTCCATTCGCCCTGGCTTCCGCCAGACAGTATTCCATCAACGCCTTTCCATAGCCCTTGCCTTTATGCGTACCGGATACCCACAGACAGTAAATATAGTAATAATTATCTCCGGCGATAGGAACCCAGGCCGTTTCCAACGGAGCGTATTCGATAAAAACCGTAGCCTTTTCGTTCAGCTTCCTGAATACATGCCCCTCGGCGAGCCGAGCTGATAGCCACTTCCGCTTTGCCTCGACCCCGGGATGGGGCTTTTTGCTGCGGATAATGCAGCATAAATGTTCGCTTGCGAGGTTATCCGCCGTCAGGTTTATAAATTCCACGCTCATATACAGCCTCATTTCAGCTTCCGGTTTGCCGATCCGCCCCCGTTTCATTCGGAAGTGGACCGACGCGACCGTTTTTATCTTCCCAATTCATACGTCAATTCGCTCAGATTGCGCGCCGCGTTCAGCACGTTTTCCTCGCCATTCGGCCGAAACCCGAATCGTTCGTAGAACGCGCGCGCCTTTGCGTTGACGTTCAGCACACACAGCCGCACGGCCGTCTTCTCCGGAAAGCGAGACAGGCCGTAGCGCAGCAATGCGCTGCCGGCGCCGCGCCCCTGGCTCGCGGGCTCGACGTAGAGCTTGACGATCTCCGCCCGTTCCCGATCCACCATAAGGATGCCCTCCGCGCGCCCCGACTTCATCAAGACGTATGTCTCCCGTCCGGGCTTCGCCGCCTCCTCCCGAAGCGCGCGCAGCATGCGCTCCTGCGTATGCGCCAGAAGAAAGGCCTCGCTCACGACGCCCGCATGCGCCGTCTGCCAGGAAAGCGCATAGGCGCGCGCCGCCTCTCCTTCGTTGTCCTTCCCCAGGGGAACGATGGTTCCGCGCATAGGCCCCTCCTCAGAGCTTTTTCACAAAGCAGACGATGCGATTTGCCTCCGCAAAGCCCGCGCGCAGGTGAAAAGAGCGGCTCTCCTCATTGCCAAGCTCGCAGTCGCTCGCAAATTCAACGCAGCCCCGATCCCTCGCCCAGCGCTCGCAAGCTTCCAACAGTCCTCGGGCGATACCGCGTCCACGGAGGTCTTCCGTCACGAAAATCCCCTCTAGATAGCCGACCGGACTCGTATCGGTTCCTTCGACGTAATCGCTGCGCAGGCTGCACTGGGCAAACCCAATGGGGGATTCCTCCTCAAACGCCAGGAAGACCGCGCCCTGTGCCATGCATTCCGCCATCTCTTCGCAAAGCGCCTGCCGCTCGTGTGCGGGCCAGAGGCGCAGCGCCAGATCCGCCACCGTATCCGCATCCGCCCTTCCGGCGCGCCGCACCCAGGGATGCAGCGCGCATTCCAGCTGGCAGTCGCACGGCTCCTTTTCGTGCAGCTCTTTGTCGTAGTGAACCGCCTCGACGCAGCCCATCGCCCGGTAGAAGGCCTGCGACTCCTCACT harbors:
- a CDS encoding helix-turn-helix domain-containing protein; this translates as MIAERIAALRRQSGLTQSQLAKRLGISRSAVNAWEMGISCPSVLYLMELADIFHVTTDYILCREVGAVLVMEGLAPDEQEILIRMADCLKRKKM
- the glmS gene encoding glutamine--fructose-6-phosphate transaminase (isomerizing), which codes for MCGIVGTVGKADATPILLEGLSRLEYRGYDSAGVAVVQDGKLCVEKAKGRLDNLRGRLKERPLGGTLGIGHTRWATHGEPSDVNSHPHTDVKGEIAVVHNGIIENYAQLKRFLEREGCAFVSSTDTEVIAHLINYYDKGDIRRAIEQALHRIEGSYALGIICQREPDTLYCVRKDSPLVVGLGEEQQFIASDIPAILSHTRDVYFLNDREIAVLKADGVAVYDAYGRRRTDLQPFHVDWDVASAEKGGYPHFMLKEIMEEPRALSETLRSHVDLTSLTIQQEGMPDAEEARALKRVFIVACGTAYHAGVVGKYALEQLTGLSVTADIASEYRYRPQKLGKGDLFLVISQSGETADTLAALREAKRQGAKVAAITNVVGSSVAREADRVLYTWAGPEIAVASTKAYITQLLLLTLLGVDLALKRGEMDEKAARELLREMQALPEKAQKTVETHERMQRFAARHFDLRHVFYIGRGMDWALAMEASLKLKEISYIFSEAYAAGELKHGTIALIEPGTLVVALCTQSALLEKMRSNIKEVRARGASVLCVQRESDGKAEADIADKTWFIPDAPDLLMPMLAVIPMQLLAYYMAVSKGCDVDKPRNLAKSVTVE
- a CDS encoding peptidoglycan DD-metalloendopeptidase family protein: MNKWDEARERAGKAAQAVAAFFEKNGFYCMLALCVAVIAGTAVYTRTSTPEVTPPPGYEEQNLSEAGARDENVQTLDDVTKPSASPSQTVAPMPTVIPLATSAPAASLLADTKLSWPMKGEVSREHVDKSIVYLPTLETWGTHAGLDIAGKAGDAVKAPLSGTVQKLYVDPLWGNVMEISHPGGLTTRYMGLETLTLLKEGDPVKQGQMLSPLGAAPICEQADGAHLHFETLQDGAAVDPRTLLADS
- a CDS encoding GNAT family N-acetyltransferase, with protein sequence MSVEFINLTADNLASEHLCCIIRSKKPHPGVEAKRKWLSARLAEGHVFRKLNEKATVFIEYAPLETAWVPIAGDNYYYIYCLWVSGTHKGKGYGKALMEYCLAEARANGKSGVCVLGADKQKHWLTDQSFVKKYGFEVVDTTDYGYELLALSLDGTKPQFTPEAKSGRISDKELTVFYDVQCPYAWQNIETIRGYCEVNGVPVSFHQVDTLEKAKELPCVFNNFAVFYQGKFETVNLLLDVASLKRILKK
- a CDS encoding GNAT family N-acetyltransferase, producing the protein MRGTIVPLGKDNEGEAARAYALSWQTAHAGVVSEAFLLAHTQERMLRALREEAAKPGRETYVLMKSGRAEGILMVDRERAEIVKLYVEPASQGRGAGSALLRYGLSRFPEKTAVRLCVLNVNAKARAFYERFGFRPNGEENVLNAARNLSELTYELGR
- the aac(6') gene encoding aminoglycoside 6'-N-acetyltransferase — translated: MEDIRLRGIRGEEITPALFSHFERYQEVRRCWRKEGGRWTLRDIAFTERWNRADYEELVRCLTCTVETGGAVFGAFSGERLIGFASVEGRLLDPQAQYAQLSCLHVSSESRGEGLGRRLFSRAVREAVRLGAQKLYISAHSSEESQAFYRAMGCVEAVHYDKELHEKEPCDCQLECALHPWVRRAGRADADTVADLALRLWPAHERQALCEEMAECMAQGAVFLAFEEESPIGFAQCSLRSDYVEGTDTSPVGYLEGIFVTEDLRGRGIARGLLEACERWARDRGCVEFASDCELGNEESRSFHLRAGFAEANRIVCFVKKL